Proteins encoded by one window of Pseudomonas sp. PSKL.D1:
- a CDS encoding citrate-proton symporter: MQIAHTGASRTRQVVAAVIGNALEWYDFIVYGFLASIIARQFFPSDDEYASLLMALATFGVGFFMRPVGGVLLGMYSDRKGRKAAMQMIIRLMTVSIAMIAFAPNYLAIGMGAPLLIVVARMLQGFATGGEYASATAFLVESAPAHRKGLYGSWQLVGQCLAVFSGAGMVALVTHLCSPEALDSWGWRIPFVIGLLIGPVGLWIRKHMEEPEEFLEARAQAKGQAPGLLQVLREHRRSLLVSMGLACGATVSFYVVLVNMPTFAHKNLGLPLDQVLLVQMLAVGLMTVVIPFAGALSDKLGRRPVLMAFTLAFFVMVYPLYVWVAAAPSIERLLVMQLLLCTAIGGFFGPAPTALAEQFPVEVRSTGVSVAYNVAVMVFGGFAPLIVTWLSKVLGTPVAPSFYVLFACLLTLLGTYCLKEAPRAGKAGAFNLGVKP, translated from the coding sequence ATGCAGATTGCACACACAGGCGCGTCGCGTACCCGGCAAGTGGTCGCGGCGGTCATCGGCAACGCGCTGGAGTGGTATGACTTTATCGTGTACGGCTTTCTGGCCAGCATCATCGCCCGCCAGTTTTTCCCTTCCGACGACGAGTACGCATCGCTGCTGATGGCCCTGGCCACCTTTGGCGTGGGCTTTTTCATGCGCCCGGTGGGCGGGGTGTTGCTGGGCATGTACTCCGACCGCAAGGGCCGCAAGGCGGCCATGCAGATGATCATCCGGCTGATGACGGTGTCCATCGCCATGATCGCCTTTGCCCCGAATTACCTGGCCATCGGCATGGGCGCGCCGCTGCTGATCGTGGTGGCGCGCATGCTACAGGGCTTTGCCACGGGCGGTGAGTACGCCAGTGCCACGGCGTTTCTGGTGGAAAGCGCACCGGCACACCGCAAGGGCCTGTACGGCTCGTGGCAGTTGGTGGGGCAGTGCCTGGCGGTGTTTTCGGGGGCGGGCATGGTCGCGCTGGTCACCCACCTGTGCAGCCCCGAGGCGCTGGACAGTTGGGGCTGGCGTATTCCGTTCGTGATCGGCTTGCTGATCGGCCCGGTGGGGCTGTGGATTCGCAAGCACATGGAAGAGCCCGAAGAGTTTCTGGAAGCGCGCGCCCAGGCCAAAGGCCAGGCACCGGGCCTGCTGCAGGTGCTGCGTGAGCACCGGCGCAGCCTGCTGGTGTCGATGGGGCTGGCCTGTGGCGCAACGGTGTCGTTCTACGTGGTGCTGGTGAACATGCCGACCTTTGCCCACAAAAACCTCGGCCTGCCGCTGGACCAGGTGCTGCTGGTGCAAATGCTGGCGGTGGGCCTGATGACCGTGGTCATCCCCTTTGCCGGGGCGCTGTCGGACAAGCTGGGCCGTCGGCCGGTGCTGATGGCCTTCACCTTGGCGTTTTTCGTGATGGTTTACCCGCTGTATGTGTGGGTGGCTGCCGCGCCGTCCATTGAGCGGCTGCTGGTGATGCAACTGCTGCTGTGCACGGCCATTGGTGGCTTCTTTGGCCCGGCACCCACTGCGCTGGCCGAGCAGTTCCCGGTGGAGGTGCGCTCCACCGGTGTGTCGGTGGCCTATAACGTGGCGGTGATGGTGTTCGGCGGCTTTGCCCCGCTGATCGTCACCTGGCTGAGCAAAGTGCTCGGCACCCCGGTGGCGCCCTCGTTCTACGTACTGTTCGCCTGCCTGCTGACGCTGCTGGGCACCTATTGCCTGAAAGAGGCGCCGCGTGCCGGCAAGGCCGGCGCCTTCAACCTTGGAGTAAAACCGTGA